Proteins encoded together in one Planctopirus ephydatiae window:
- a CDS encoding c-type cytochrome, with protein MQRNLLLAICGLIVAFGGMSWVGQAEDQKSSSILRSIPEGPLGDAIRLGRDLVENTTSHRLSQPFVGNALNCTSCHLKNGTDPQAASFLGVATAYPAWSPREKTVITLEDRILNCFMRSCNGIRPPLGSEVSVSISAYITWLSTDQPIRMNPERPAGPHAVPQLKVDITQANRQRGEGLYSVRCASCHAKNGQGDKENPPVWGARSFNDGAGLANVVQLASWLKVAMPLDETDLTEQEALDLAAFVNSHERPKFQLSEHLPPKEQLGTFNSELKMEEADAGR; from the coding sequence ATGCAACGCAATCTTTTGCTGGCGATTTGCGGACTCATCGTCGCCTTCGGCGGAATGTCGTGGGTTGGGCAAGCCGAGGATCAGAAGTCATCAAGCATCCTGCGTTCGATTCCTGAGGGACCATTGGGCGATGCAATCCGACTGGGCAGGGATCTCGTCGAGAACACGACGAGTCATCGCTTGTCCCAGCCGTTTGTCGGCAACGCTCTCAACTGCACATCCTGTCACCTGAAGAATGGGACCGATCCGCAGGCGGCTTCGTTTCTTGGGGTCGCGACCGCCTATCCCGCGTGGTCGCCGCGCGAGAAGACCGTCATCACGCTCGAAGACCGCATCCTCAACTGCTTCATGCGAAGCTGCAACGGCATCCGCCCGCCACTGGGGAGTGAAGTGTCAGTCTCCATTTCGGCCTACATCACCTGGCTATCCACAGACCAGCCGATCCGCATGAACCCAGAACGGCCCGCCGGTCCCCACGCGGTCCCGCAACTGAAAGTGGATATCACTCAAGCCAACCGTCAGCGAGGGGAAGGACTGTATTCAGTTCGCTGTGCAAGCTGCCATGCCAAGAATGGACAAGGTGATAAGGAGAATCCGCCAGTCTGGGGCGCTCGGTCGTTTAACGACGGGGCAGGATTAGCAAATGTCGTCCAGCTGGCTTCGTGGCTGAAAGTCGCGATGCCATTGGACGAAACCGACCTCACTGAACAGGAAGCTCTCGACCTGGCAGCCTTCGTCAACTCCCATGAGCGCCCCAAGTTTCAATTGAGCGAGCATCTCCCACCGAAAGAGCAGCTTGGAACCTTCAATTCCGAACTGAAAATGGAAGAAGCGGATGCAGGCAGATAG
- a CDS encoding methyltransferase domain-containing protein, with protein MFGVLACAASCVAVGVAQEKSVKPGINDSFREPDPKEFLGKFEVESREVFSHRKEIVAACEIQPGQTVADIGAGTGLFTRLFSEAVGKDGKVIAVDIAQKFLDHILATSRDAGQRNVETLLSKADSTELPPESVDVAFICDTYHHFEFPLKTMASLHRALKPGGRVILVDFRRVDGSSTDWVMNHVRAGQEVFEAEILQTGLKKVYEERELLKENYFVVFEKPTPANTATEPRPGRGRGMGRGPGPEMRADQDVFHFLLDHHKEIRRSVKRLDNGVETLTESDNKEVATKIQEHVASMHQRIKDGRGLRFWDELFVAIFQKHASIKMTVEKTEQGVKVVETSDDKAVVRLIQAHAEVVSQFVAHGFDEAHKNHPVPAVLPAAPKLEFPIIPKHGGVLPRPKAVEQPRAGAKVVFDATADAKPADVNKGLDRVARLLNLYGVAGLKAQDVKITIVLHGEATKSVLNDAAYKERFQVEQNPNLPLIRELQKAGVEVLVCGQALNYKGFPDGEVTDGVPIAAAALTAVINKQTDGYSYIPVQ; from the coding sequence ATGTTCGGCGTTCTGGCATGCGCCGCTTCTTGCGTTGCAGTCGGCGTAGCGCAAGAGAAAAGCGTGAAGCCCGGCATCAATGACTCCTTTCGCGAACCCGACCCGAAAGAGTTTCTCGGCAAGTTTGAGGTCGAGAGTCGCGAGGTCTTCTCCCACCGTAAAGAGATCGTGGCGGCCTGCGAGATTCAGCCAGGGCAGACGGTGGCCGACATCGGGGCAGGAACCGGCCTGTTCACTCGGTTGTTTTCAGAAGCTGTGGGAAAAGACGGAAAGGTGATTGCCGTCGATATCGCGCAGAAGTTTCTCGATCACATTCTGGCAACCAGCCGTGATGCGGGACAACGGAATGTGGAAACATTGCTCAGCAAAGCCGATTCGACGGAACTGCCGCCTGAATCGGTCGATGTCGCGTTCATCTGCGATACCTACCACCATTTCGAGTTTCCACTCAAGACGATGGCGTCGCTGCACCGGGCATTGAAACCGGGCGGACGGGTCATTCTGGTGGACTTTCGTCGTGTTGATGGGTCGAGCACCGACTGGGTCATGAACCACGTGCGGGCGGGACAGGAAGTCTTCGAGGCGGAGATCCTTCAAACGGGTCTCAAGAAGGTCTACGAAGAGCGGGAACTGCTCAAGGAGAACTATTTCGTCGTCTTTGAAAAGCCCACTCCCGCCAACACGGCCACAGAACCTCGCCCAGGACGCGGTCGGGGAATGGGCCGTGGCCCTGGCCCGGAGATGCGGGCGGATCAGGACGTGTTCCATTTCCTTCTCGATCACCATAAGGAGATTCGCCGCTCGGTCAAACGGCTCGACAACGGTGTCGAAACGCTGACGGAGTCCGACAACAAGGAAGTTGCCACAAAAATCCAGGAGCATGTCGCGTCCATGCACCAGCGGATTAAGGACGGGCGCGGGCTCCGATTCTGGGATGAATTGTTCGTCGCGATCTTCCAGAAGCACGCCAGCATCAAGATGACGGTCGAAAAGACCGAGCAAGGCGTCAAGGTCGTCGAAACGTCTGATGACAAAGCGGTAGTCAGATTGATCCAGGCTCATGCCGAGGTCGTCAGTCAGTTTGTCGCTCATGGATTCGATGAGGCGCACAAGAATCATCCCGTGCCGGCCGTTCTGCCAGCCGCTCCGAAGCTGGAGTTTCCGATCATTCCGAAGCACGGCGGGGTTCTGCCCCGTCCTAAAGCAGTCGAACAACCACGGGCAGGTGCCAAGGTGGTGTTCGATGCCACCGCTGATGCCAAGCCCGCCGATGTCAACAAAGGGCTCGATCGCGTCGCCCGACTGCTCAATCTCTACGGGGTGGCCGGACTGAAAGCCCAGGACGTGAAGATCACGATTGTGCTGCACGGCGAAGCCACCAAGTCCGTCTTGAATGACGCAGCCTACAAGGAGCGTTTTCAGGTTGAGCAGAACCCCAATCTCCCGTTGATCCGCGAACTCCAGAAGGCGGGCGTGGAAGTCCTCGTGTGCGGCCAGGCCCTCAACTACAAAGGTTTCCCAGATGGCGAAGTCACTGACGGGGTTCCCATTGCCGCTGCCGCCCTGACCGCGGTCATCAACAAACAAACCGACGGCTACTCCTACATTCCAGTTCAATAG
- a CDS encoding NAD(P)/FAD-dependent oxidoreductase, producing the protein MSETIHHQIVIVGGGTAGITVAAQLTRGWFNSRDVAVIEPSDKHYYQPLWTMVGAGLAKKEATEHTEASVIPRGVTWIRDAVSEFLPEQNTIRTQDGKTVTYDWLVVAAGLQVNWDQIPGLRESIGKHGVCSNYSYSTVDSTWEAIRNFRGGNAVFTNPSGAVKCGGAPQKIMYLADDRFREAGVRDKTKIIYASALQNIFAVEKYRATLLKVIARKQIECRFRHELVAIRAESQEADFINLETQETVTIPFDLLHVTPPMGPPGFIARSAIADKQGWVEIDKDSLRHVRFANVFALGDCSNLPTSKTGAAIRKQAPVVVKNLLAAMQGQPLSTKYDGYTSCPVVTGIGKLVLAEFDYDKQPAETFPVDQSKERWSMWILKRYLLPVFYWHGMLKGRM; encoded by the coding sequence GCCATCGGACAAACATTACTACCAGCCGCTCTGGACGATGGTGGGAGCCGGATTGGCAAAGAAAGAGGCCACCGAACACACGGAAGCCTCGGTCATTCCGCGCGGCGTGACTTGGATTAGGGACGCCGTCTCCGAATTTCTCCCCGAACAGAACACGATTCGGACGCAGGACGGCAAAACCGTCACCTACGATTGGCTGGTGGTCGCTGCTGGATTGCAGGTCAATTGGGACCAGATTCCCGGCCTGCGAGAGTCGATCGGCAAACATGGTGTCTGCAGTAACTACTCGTATTCAACCGTCGATTCGACCTGGGAGGCCATTCGCAACTTTCGCGGTGGCAACGCGGTCTTCACTAATCCCTCCGGCGCAGTCAAGTGCGGCGGTGCACCGCAGAAAATCATGTATCTGGCCGATGATCGGTTCCGCGAAGCGGGTGTCCGGGATAAGACGAAGATCATCTACGCCTCGGCACTACAAAACATATTCGCCGTCGAAAAGTACCGGGCGACCCTGCTCAAGGTGATCGCCCGAAAGCAGATCGAATGTCGTTTCCGCCACGAACTCGTTGCCATTCGAGCCGAGTCCCAAGAGGCGGATTTCATCAACCTCGAGACGCAGGAGACGGTAACCATTCCGTTCGACCTCTTGCACGTGACCCCACCCATGGGGCCGCCCGGCTTCATCGCGAGGAGCGCGATCGCGGACAAGCAGGGATGGGTCGAGATCGATAAAGACTCACTTCGCCACGTCCGGTTCGCGAATGTCTTCGCCCTGGGCGATTGCAGCAATCTGCCGACATCCAAAACCGGTGCCGCTATCCGCAAGCAGGCACCGGTCGTCGTCAAAAACCTTCTTGCAGCGATGCAAGGCCAACCACTGAGTACGAAGTACGATGGCTATACCTCGTGTCCCGTGGTGACGGGCATCGGCAAGCTGGTGCTGGCCGAATTCGACTACGACAAGCAACCCGCCGAGACATTCCCGGTCGACCAATCGAAAGAACGCTGGAGCATGTGGATTCTTAAGCGATATCTGCTGCCCGTCTTCTATTGGCACGGAATGCTGAAAGGCCGCATGTAG